A stretch of Henckelia pumila isolate YLH828 chromosome 4, ASM3356847v2, whole genome shotgun sequence DNA encodes these proteins:
- the LOC140862451 gene encoding 3-epi-6-deoxocathasterone 23-monooxygenase CYP90C1-like, with translation MEKLDETERKQRFTIKAFIVKAALIAKKRLLEMVNKIIEKRKISLEKTDGNEKPPVDVIDALIHELGESEETQQHRLPFDFIGRNIIEMMIPGEETVPTAMTLPVKFLTDNPVALAHLVVISENLRLANIINALWRKALKDVKVKEFIGSLLHGLHAMGCLFSRGILWTRTAERQSFEIENKRYEGYNEASRRILRFAVCIELEF, from the exons ATGGAGAAATTGGACGAGACTGAGAGAAAACAAAGATTCACAATCAAAGCATTCATCGTTAAGGCCGCCTTGATC GCCAAGAAGAGATTGCTAGAAATGGTGAATAAAATTATAGAAAAGAGAAAAATTTCTCTGGAGAAAACAGATGGAAACGAGAAGCCTCCAGTCGATGTGATCGATGCTCTAATACATGAGCTTGGAGAATCAGAAGAGACGCAACAGCATCGACTACCATTCGACTTCATTGGTAGGAACATAATCGAGATGATGATTCCCGGAGAGGAGACAGTGCCCACGGCCATGACTCTACCCGTTAAATTCCTTACTGACAATCCTGTTGCCTTAGCCCACTTAGTG GTTATCAGTGAAAATTTGAGACTCGCAAATATAATCAATGCATTATGGAGAAAAGCTCTGAAAGATGTCAAAGTAAAAG AATTCATTGGCTCTTTGCTGCATGGCTTGCACGCAATGGGTTGCTTGTTTTCTCG AGGGATATTGTGGACAAGAACAGCGGAGAGACAAAGCTTCGAGATTGAGAACAAGAGGTATGAAGGCTATAATGAGGCAAGCCGTCGGATACTTCGATTTGCAGTGTGTAttgaattagaattttaa